The genomic region TAGCCGAGTGAGCGGTACAGCCCGCGGGCCGGGCTCTCCGTGTCGATGGCGGAGAGGATCGAGCGGGGTTCGGTGGCGCTGTCCGTGATGGTGGTGATCAGGGCACGGCCGATGCCCCGGTTCTGGAAACCGGGGTGGACGTGCAGCTCGGTGATCACGAAGGAGTCGTCCAGCCACTCGTCGTACCCCTGGCTCCGCAGATAGGGCTCGACGACGGTCGACCACCAGTGCGTACGGTCGTTGGGCATGCCGTAGACGAAGCCGACGAGGCGTCCGTCGGCGGTGGTCGCGCCGAGTGCGCGGGCGCCTGGGTAGGAGAGGTGCCGCAGCACGATCTGCCGTCGTACGGCGATCTCGTCCGAGCCGAGTCCGAACGCCACGGCTTGGACGGCCAGT from Streptomyces sp. NBC_00878 harbors:
- a CDS encoding GNAT family N-acetyltransferase codes for the protein MLRFPGQGPVTPDDVVIGPLDLAARIDEALAVQAVAFGLGSDEIAVRRQIVLRHLSYPGARALGATTADGRLVGFVYGMPNDRTHWWSTVVEPYLRSQGYDEWLDDSFVITELHVHPGFQNRGIGRALITTITDSATEPRSILSAIDTESPARGLYRSLGYQDLARQVLFPSAPKPYAVMGAPLPLRHR